A region of Maribacter algicola DNA encodes the following proteins:
- a CDS encoding DUF3347 domain-containing protein has translation MKKVIMPIMAIVLVLSLACKEEKKVAEPATPETLVEEQSKDMAVASFDDESTHALFEEYQKLRVALVETAPDKAKTTSEEMKKAVGETYSEIGNLADEISKAGDVEKQRELFSQLTEMVEPIFKGSIEGGEIYKQFCPMAFEGKGGYWISDASEIRNPYFGDRMLTCGKVIETIQ, from the coding sequence ATGAAAAAAGTAATCATGCCAATAATGGCAATCGTTTTAGTGTTATCACTTGCTTGCAAGGAAGAAAAGAAAGTTGCCGAACCTGCAACTCCAGAAACATTGGTAGAAGAACAGTCAAAGGATATGGCAGTGGCATCTTTCGATGATGAAAGTACCCATGCTTTATTTGAAGAGTATCAAAAATTGAGGGTAGCTTTGGTAGAAACTGCTCCAGATAAGGCCAAAACAACATCTGAAGAAATGAAAAAAGCTGTTGGTGAGACCTACAGTGAAATAGGCAATTTGGCCGATGAAATTTCCAAAGCGGGAGATGTTGAAAAACAGCGTGAACTATTTTCCCAACTTACGGAAATGGTAGAACCTATTTTCAAAGGTTCCATTGAGGGCGGCGAAATCTACAAGCAATTTTGTCCTATGGCCTTTGAAGGCAAGGGAGGATACTGGATTTCCGATGCATCGGAAATAAGAAACCCTTATTTTGGGGATAGAATGCTTACCTGTGGAAAGGTAATCGAAACCATACAGTAA
- a CDS encoding TolC family protein gives MRTIPIIFLILFGFSLNAQSLESYLEEAEANNPEIQAYELQYNISKEKVGEARSFPNTSISAGYFVSEPETRTGAQRTRLSVAQMLPWFGTIMARESYASSLAEADYLDLAIAKRKLALSVAQSYYELYVLNAKQIVLKENIQLLDTYEQLALTSVEVGKASAVDVLRLQIRQNELQQQIEVLEQKALAERSNFNGLRNQEQSLSVDVVSQLDIPLEDSMYENQNLELNPELLRYDRLYESVTKSELLNQKQGAPNFGVGLDYVAVSERPNMDFSDNGKDIVMPMVSLSIPLFNSSFKSVSKQNELRQKELQSQKKQRLNLLETTLARAISRRNQARIAYNTSRKNLEQAKDAEEILTKNYETGTIDFNDVLDIQELQLKFQVNQLEAIKSYYEQSAIINYLIQ, from the coding sequence ATGAGAACAATACCTATTATATTTCTGATACTGTTCGGGTTTAGCCTGAATGCACAAAGTCTGGAATCCTATTTGGAAGAGGCAGAAGCGAACAATCCAGAAATACAGGCTTATGAGCTACAATATAACATTTCCAAGGAAAAAGTGGGGGAAGCTAGGAGCTTTCCTAACACATCTATTAGCGCCGGTTATTTCGTAAGTGAGCCGGAAACCCGTACCGGAGCACAGCGCACCCGCCTCTCCGTGGCACAGATGCTCCCTTGGTTTGGAACGATTATGGCTAGGGAAAGCTATGCGAGCTCCCTTGCAGAAGCGGACTATTTGGATTTGGCCATCGCAAAAAGAAAGTTGGCATTATCGGTAGCGCAATCTTATTACGAACTCTATGTATTAAATGCAAAACAAATAGTTTTGAAGGAAAACATACAACTGTTGGACACTTATGAACAACTCGCCCTGACCTCAGTGGAGGTGGGGAAGGCTTCAGCCGTGGATGTATTGCGTTTACAAATCCGCCAGAATGAATTACAGCAACAAATTGAAGTTTTGGAGCAAAAGGCGTTAGCGGAAAGGTCTAACTTCAATGGACTAAGAAATCAGGAACAAAGTCTATCGGTTGACGTCGTATCGCAACTTGATATACCCTTGGAAGATTCTATGTACGAGAATCAAAACTTGGAATTGAACCCTGAACTTTTGCGATATGACAGATTGTATGAGTCGGTCACTAAATCGGAACTATTGAATCAGAAACAGGGTGCCCCTAATTTTGGGGTGGGCCTGGATTATGTTGCCGTTTCCGAAAGGCCAAATATGGATTTTAGCGATAACGGCAAGGATATAGTTATGCCAATGGTTTCCCTGTCAATTCCCTTGTTCAATTCATCCTTTAAATCGGTATCCAAACAAAATGAACTTCGGCAAAAAGAACTTCAATCTCAAAAAAAGCAACGGTTAAACTTGTTGGAAACTACTTTGGCAAGGGCCATTTCCCGGAGGAATCAAGCAAGGATTGCATACAATACTTCGAGGAAGAATTTAGAGCAGGCCAAGGATGCAGAGGAAATACTTACCAAAAATTATGAAACAGGTACCATTGATTTTAATGATGTGCTGGATATTCAGGAATTACAACTCAAGTTTCAGGTAAATCAATTGGAAGCTATAAAATCGTATTACGAACAAAGTGCAATAATTAACTATTTAATTCAATAA